In Rhodospirillaceae bacterium, the following proteins share a genomic window:
- a CDS encoding SDR family NAD(P)-dependent oxidoreductase: MAWDEKKFAGSSAIRLLLIGRGYVARRLTKRLTGPPAPGATGADTTGAGGYYTDLSVLGATHRAGAAPRQPGDFPFGDSAAAGPLLAQATHLLISAPPDAAGDPTLRWLGRDGLAALPALRWIGYLSSTGVYGDHGGAWIDETAPLRPRGPTAERRARAEAQWLDARSPAGGRRGLPVTVFRLSGIYGPGRSAFDALADGTARRIDKPGHVFCRCHVDDICAVLRRSMAGAGASPIYNVADDLPAPQRAAVEFAAGLTGAAPPPLVPYDPDALPAALRRFYEACRRIRNGRIKDELGVTLRYPTYREGLQAIAEEEGRV; this comes from the coding sequence ATGGCGTGGGACGAAAAAAAATTTGCCGGCTCCAGCGCCATCCGGCTGCTGCTGATCGGGCGCGGCTATGTCGCCCGACGGTTGACGAAGCGCCTGACCGGCCCGCCCGCGCCCGGCGCAACCGGGGCCGACACAACCGGGGCCGGCGGCTATTATACAGACCTGTCTGTCCTGGGCGCGACCCACCGGGCGGGCGCCGCGCCGCGGCAGCCGGGCGATTTCCCGTTCGGCGACAGCGCCGCCGCCGGGCCGTTGCTGGCGCAGGCGACCCATCTGCTGATTTCGGCGCCGCCCGACGCGGCGGGCGACCCGACGCTGCGCTGGCTGGGCCGTGACGGACTGGCGGCGCTGCCGGCGCTGCGCTGGATCGGCTACCTCTCCTCGACCGGCGTCTACGGCGACCATGGCGGCGCCTGGATCGACGAGACGGCGCCGCTCCGCCCCCGGGGCCCGACCGCGGAGCGCCGGGCGCGGGCGGAAGCCCAGTGGCTCGATGCGCGCAGCCCGGCGGGCGGGCGGCGCGGCCTGCCGGTCACCGTCTTCCGCCTGTCCGGCATCTACGGACCGGGGCGCAGCGCCTTCGACGCGCTCGCAGACGGCACCGCGCGCCGCATCGACAAGCCGGGCCATGTCTTCTGCCGCTGCCATGTCGACGACATCTGTGCGGTGCTCCGGCGGTCGATGGCCGGTGCCGGGGCCTCCCCGATCTACAATGTCGCCGACGACCTGCCCGCGCCGCAGCGCGCCGCGGTCGAGTTCGCCGCCGGGCTGACCGGCGCCGCGCCGCCGCCGCTCGTGCCTTACGACCCGGATGCCCTGCCGGCCGCCCTGCGCCGCTTCTACGAAGCCTGCCGGCGCATCCGCAACGGGCGGATCAAGGACGAGCTAGGCGTCACCCTGCGCTATCCGACCTACCGCGAAGGCCTGCAGGCAATCGCCGAGGAGGAGGGGCGGGTCTGA
- a CDS encoding rhodanese-like domain-containing protein, with product MSRIVGYAGDVSPEAAWTALSSDADARLVDVRTVAEWAYVGLPDLGALGKAPVTVEWKRFPSMAVNPGFAEAVAASGVARGAALYFLCRSGVRSRDAAIAMTALGYGPCFNVATGFEGDRDAAGHRGTRGGWKADGLPWRQD from the coding sequence ATGTCACGAATTGTCGGTTATGCCGGCGACGTTTCGCCGGAAGCAGCATGGACTGCTTTGTCTTCGGATGCCGATGCCCGGCTGGTCGATGTGCGCACGGTTGCCGAATGGGCCTATGTCGGCCTGCCCGATCTCGGCGCGCTCGGCAAGGCGCCGGTCACGGTCGAGTGGAAACGCTTTCCGTCGATGGCGGTCAATCCCGGTTTTGCCGAGGCGGTCGCGGCGTCGGGCGTGGCGCGGGGTGCGGCGCTGTATTTCCTGTGCCGGTCGGGCGTGCGGTCGCGCGATGCGGCGATCGCCATGACGGCGCTGGGCTACGGCCCCTGCTTCAACGTCGCCACGGGCTTCGAGGGCGACCGCGACGCGGCGGGCCACCGGGGGACGCGCGGCGGCTGGAAGGCCGACGGCCTGCCCTGGCGGCAGGACTGA
- the dnaA gene encoding chromosomal replication initiator protein DnaA has product MEKETGGMQSAGAAAATPGRGAPVEPTVSPAVSPAVSKAWARARAGLRSEFGDEAFRSWIGPLTLEAVRGATAILSIKSRFLRDWVSTNYRDRILAHFHAELPAIEAVDLVAKVAAPESGPDSHPMTGRAPAAGVPGRTGGHAGAPSRGPAAAPAGSALRDFGPDEEADSTPSLPLEPRYTFDSFVVGKPNELACAAAQRVADSEDIPFNPLFIHGGVGLGKTHLMHAMAWRIRERTPWRRVAYISAEKFMYQFIRALRFKDTLAFKEQFRSVDVLMIDDVQFMADKGATQEEFFHTFNALMDERRQVVVSADKSPSELSGIEERLISRFNWGLVADVHPTTYELRLSILQAKAAKMDCAFPDKVLEFIAHKIQSNVRELEGALNRMAAHASLVGRTLTIEMAADVLKDVLRANERHITIEEIQRNVCAHFNIKMTDMSSARRARAVARPRQIAMYLAKMLTSRSLPEIGRKFGNRDHTTVMHAVRKIEELRAVDPSINEDVEILIRALRG; this is encoded by the coding sequence ATGGAGAAGGAGACGGGCGGCATGCAGTCCGCAGGTGCCGCCGCCGCAACGCCGGGCCGTGGGGCGCCGGTCGAGCCGACGGTATCGCCGGCAGTGTCGCCGGCTGTGTCGAAAGCCTGGGCGCGCGCCCGCGCCGGATTGCGCAGCGAATTCGGCGACGAGGCCTTCCGGAGCTGGATCGGGCCGCTGACCCTCGAGGCCGTGCGCGGCGCGACGGCCATCCTGTCGATCAAGTCGCGCTTCCTGCGCGACTGGGTGTCGACCAACTACCGCGACCGCATCCTCGCCCATTTCCACGCCGAACTGCCGGCGATCGAGGCGGTCGATCTGGTGGCCAAGGTGGCGGCGCCCGAATCCGGTCCTGACTCCCACCCCATGACCGGCAGGGCGCCGGCCGCCGGCGTGCCCGGTCGGACAGGGGGTCATGCGGGGGCCCCGTCGCGGGGTCCGGCCGCAGCCCCGGCCGGCAGCGCCCTGCGGGATTTCGGGCCGGACGAGGAGGCCGATAGCACGCCCAGCCTGCCGCTGGAGCCGCGCTACACCTTCGACAGCTTCGTCGTCGGCAAGCCGAACGAGCTGGCCTGCGCCGCGGCCCAGCGCGTCGCCGATTCGGAGGACATCCCCTTCAACCCGCTGTTCATCCACGGCGGCGTCGGCCTCGGCAAGACCCACCTGATGCACGCCATGGCCTGGCGCATCCGCGAGCGCACGCCCTGGCGCCGGGTCGCCTACATCTCGGCGGAAAAATTCATGTACCAGTTCATCCGGGCGCTGCGCTTCAAGGATACGCTGGCCTTCAAGGAGCAGTTCCGCTCGGTCGACGTGCTGATGATCGACGACGTCCAGTTCATGGCCGACAAGGGCGCGACCCAGGAGGAGTTCTTCCACACCTTCAACGCCCTGATGGACGAGCGCCGCCAGGTCGTCGTCTCGGCCGACAAGTCGCCGAGCGAGCTGTCCGGCATCGAGGAGCGGCTGATCTCCCGCTTCAACTGGGGCCTGGTCGCCGACGTGCATCCGACGACCTACGAACTGCGCCTCAGCATCCTCCAGGCCAAGGCCGCGAAGATGGACTGCGCCTTCCCGGACAAGGTGCTCGAATTCATCGCCCACAAGATCCAGTCCAACGTGCGCGAGTTGGAGGGCGCGCTCAACCGGATGGCGGCCCACGCCAGCCTGGTCGGCCGCACGCTCACCATCGAGATGGCCGCCGACGTGCTGAAGGACGTGCTGCGCGCCAACGAGCGCCACATCACGATCGAGGAAATCCAGCGCAACGTCTGCGCCCATTTCAACATCAAGATGACCGACATGTCCTCGGCCCGCCGGGCCCGGGCGGTCGCGCGGCCGCGCCAGATCGCCATGTATCTGGCCAAGATGCTGACCAGCCGCTCGCTGCCGGAGATCGGCCGCAAGTTCGGCAACCGCGACCACACCACGGTCATGCACGCGGTCCGCAAGATCGAGGAGCTGCGCGCCGTCGATCCCTCGATCAACGAGGACGTCGAAATCCTGATCCGCGCCCTTCGGGGTTAG